The following proteins come from a genomic window of Lolium rigidum isolate FL_2022 chromosome 5, APGP_CSIRO_Lrig_0.1, whole genome shotgun sequence:
- the LOC124655966 gene encoding uncharacterized protein LOC124655966: MRQNDGEDLLRTATLPGTTMSDIMTYSGEGLTVNNVRTIDCSNKCRCHAMDLLQFIDLKIAGYRHAQPGSAKIFGFFVTRDRIEPLRNYVYRREIGNCEVVTVKPKTGMARLSLGSPARGIGMTSHVLFEFKLCVRTEAPPENGPKDDLLIAGCAEFSKIMERKSFIQNRRIYGEKCGLDVKFLVVMNAVQAFVDVEILRAPACGFNLNLYAKTSGFSDVIRLYRGSADAGCRTSSVVAVEICSYLDLRIEGTPKDDGGVSQKLLPCVWEDSFDSCYHGEVDKVVDLDESTSISVKITWITID; the protein is encoded by the exons ATGCGGCAAAACGATGGGGAGGATCTCTTGCGTACAGCGACTCTGCCAGGGACAACTATGTCAGATATAATGACCTACAGTGGTGAAGGCC TCACCGTGAACAATGTTAGGACCATCGATTGTTCAAATAAATGCCGTTGCCATGCCATGGACTTGCTGCAGTTCATTGACCTCAAGATAGCTGGTTATCGCCATGCCCAACCTGGATCTGCCAAAATATTTGGGTTTTTCGTGACACGGGATCGAATCGAACCTTTGCGCAATTATGTCTACAGGCGGGAGATTGGCAATTGTGAAGTTGTAACTGTGAAGCCAAAGACG GGCATGGCACGTTTATCACTTGGTAGCCCTGCTCGAGGtattggcatgacaagccatgtgTTGTTCGAATTCAAGCTTTGTGTACGTACTGAAGCCCCGCCTGAAAATGGGCCCAAAGATGACCTTCTGATCGCAGGATGCGCTGAATTCAGCAAGATTATGGAAAGAAAATCATTCATTCAGAATCGACGTATTTATGGGGAGAAGTGTGGACTGGATGTGAAGTTCCTGGTGGTGATGAATGCGGTACAAGCATTCGTTGATGTTGAGATACTCCGTGCCCCTGCTTGTGGCTTTAATCTGAATCTCTATGCCAAGACCAGTGGTTTCAGTGATGTGATTCGTCTCTACCGAGGAAGCGCAGACGCTGGCTGCAGAACGAGTTCAGTTGTAGCGGTGGAGATATGTAGTTACCTTGATCTTCGTATCGAAGGGACTCCGAAAGATGACGGAGGAGTTTCTCAGAAACTGCTGCCTTGTGTGTGGGAGGACAGCTTCGATTCCTGCTACCATGGAGAGGTGGATAAAGTTGTGGATCTCGACGAATCCACCTCGATTTCAGTGAAGATCACCTGGATAACTATTGATTGA